A DNA window from Phragmites australis chromosome 11, lpPhrAust1.1, whole genome shotgun sequence contains the following coding sequences:
- the LOC133885761 gene encoding transcription factor TCP13-like — protein MISGNHTNEEQLGRCAKAEMPPAGAGAAKGAAANSRHWPPSTESRIVRVSRVFGGKDRHSKVRTVKGLRDRRVRLSVQTAIQLYDLQDRLGLSQPSKVVDWLLDAAQHEIDKLPPLQFAMQAQDLVAHLPSSMLTPFANGAAAATNTATAVSSALDCDKSSIKGFVGLNNSVGLVNGAMPLAHGMYYTGGESWTSGHVHDQVNHGTSPQTVAHHHHSPFSSLLSLAPGPQLVFYSPEGGGFAMKEAADQFPVDNLDHSQGQLSLSSARSFLHSGNQG, from the coding sequence ATGATAAGCGGCAACCACACAAATGAGGAGCAGCTGGGCAGGTGCGCGAAGGCCGAGATGCCGCCCGCAGGCGCGGGGGCCGCCAAGGGCGCCGCGGCGAACTCGCGGCACTGGCCGCCGTCCACGGAGTCGAGGATCGTGCGCGTCTCGCGGGTGTTCGGCGGCAAGGACCGGcacagcaaggtgaggaccgtCAAGGGGCTGCGCGACCGGCGCGTGCGGCTGTCCGTGCAGACGGCGATCCAGCTCTACGACCTCCAGGACCGGCTGGGGCTGAGCCAGCCGAGCAAAGTGGTGGACTGGCTGCTCGACGCCGCGCAGCACGAGATCGACAAGCTGCCGCCGCTCCAGTTCGCGATGCAAGCGCAGGACCTCGTCGCCCACCTGCCCTCCTCCATGTTGACGCCGTTCGCgaacggcgccgccgccgccacgaaCACGGCGACGGCCGTGTCGTCCGCGCTGGACTGCGACAAGAGCAGCATCAAAGGGTTCGTGGGCCTGAACAATTCCGTCGGCCTCGTCAATGGCGCCATGCCGCTGGCTCACGGTATGTACTACACGGGCGGTGAATCTTGGACGAGTGGCCATGTCCATGATCAGGTGAACCACGGCACTTCGCCTCAAACGGTGGCTCACCATCACCACTCGCCGTTCTCATCGCTGCTGTCTCTGGCTCCGGGGCCTCAGCTCGTCTTCTACTCACCGGAAGGTGGCGGCTTTGCCATGAAAGAAGCCGCCGATCAGTTCCCTGTAGATAACCTCGACCATTCGCAAGGCCAGCTCTCACTGAGCTCAGCAAGAAGCTTCCTTCATTCGGGAAACCAGGGATGA